GGGTTGCCGAGCTCGAGCAGGTACGGCAGCGACGTGGTGACGAAGAGCCGGCCGGCGAAGCGCTCCTCGATCGTCGCCCGCAGCCGCGGCAGGTGATCGGGGTCGGCGACGGCGACGAGCTTCGTCGGCGGGCTCTCGAGCCACGCCGCGAGATCGCCGACCTCGGTCACCGGCAGGTGCTGGAACTCGGCGTACAGGCGCGAGTACTCCGTGTGGCGGGCGACGAAGAGGCGGTCGTCGACGTAGCAGTTGGGGGAGTAGCCGGCGTCCGTGAGGGCGCTGATCGTCTCGCGCGCGACCTCCAGGGGAATCGGCTCATGGAGGAGGAAGGCGCCCGAGAGCGGATCGACGACGGCCGCTCCCTGGTAGCAGACGACGGGATCGTCGATGCCTGCCTGCTCGAGGTACGGGCGCACCGAGCGGAACATCCTGCCGGTAACCACGATGACCGGGATGCCGGCGGCGCGCGAGCGTGCGATCGCTGCCAGCGTGCGGGGGCGCAGGAGGCCGTCGTGGCCGGCGAGAGTGCGGTCGAGGTCGCAGGCGAAGGCCTGGACGTCGCGCGGGAAGCCGGGAGGGAGGATCAGCCGCCGCTGGACTGGACGACGAACTGGGCGACGTCGGCGATCTGCTGCGCCTTGAGGCTGTCGCCGAACGCGGGCATGGCGCCCTGGCCCTTGGTCACGCGCGTGACGGCGAGCTCGTAGCTCGGCTTCGCCTGGTCGAGGTTCGGGCCGACGTTTCCGCTCGCTCCGGCGGCGGCGAGCGTGTGGCAGCCGCCGCAGCCCTGGCTCGCGAACAGCGACTTGCCGGCCGTCGCGTCGCCCTTCAGCGCGAGGGCGGGGAGGTCGCCGGACGGCGCGGTCGCGGTCGGCACCGATCCGACCACGGTCTCGGGCGTGGCGCCCACCTCCTTGCCGCCGCCGCAGCCCGCAGCGAGCAGGCCGACGGCGAGGAGCAGGAGCACGAGCAGGGGTGTCGTCCGGCGCATGTGGCGAGAGTCTAACCGGGCCCGAGCGCTTCGCGCGACTCGAACCGCCACACGGTGAACAGTGCCGCCGCGCCGACCCCGACCACGTCGCCGGGCGTGTCGTTGACGACGAGCGAGACGAGCAGCGCAGCGAGGAGCGCGTCGGTGACGGGCCGGCGCGGCCGGCGCGTCGCCACCCAGGCTGCCGGCACGAGCGAGGCGACCACGGCGAACGCGGGCCCGACGCCGGATGACGTGCGCCGCAGGGACGCCTCGAGCCGGCCGCCGATGTCCGAGAGCAGCGACGCCGGCCCGCCCGCGAGCGCGCTCGTAACGTGGCTGGCGCTACCGAGCAGGGCATCGAGGCCGACGAGCGCAGAGCCGGCGGCGACGGCGGCCGCGGCGAGCGAGAGCGCCCGTGCCGGCGTCAGCCGCAGTCGCAGCGTCCGCAGCACCAGAACGCCGTAGGCGGCGAGCAGCACGAGGAGGCCTCCGCCGTCGGCGCCGAAGCGGCTGCCGGCGACGGTGACGAGCGCGAGGCCGGCGACGATCACCCCGAGCCGCCGGAGCAGCGCCGCGCCGAGCAGGGCGGGGAGCAGCAGGAACGTCTCGAGCAGGTTCGAGACGCCGTAGAAGCGCCCCGCCTGCGACGGTCCGAACGGAGACAGCGCCACCGACTCGGGGTCGAGCCCGAACGCGAGCAGATATGCGCCGAGGAGCGCCGCGCAGGCGAGTCCGAGCGGGAGCACGAGCGCCGTCGCGGCCGCGAGCGCGACGACCCACGGCCCGGCGAGCCACAGGTTGCCGGCGAGGGCGAGCAGGAGCATGCGCGGGCCGAAGCGGGGACGGACGAGTGCCACCAGGTAGGCGAGAGCCGCGGCGAGGATGGAGAGCGGCAGGCGGATGCGGTCGTTGCGCTCGATGCGGCGCTCGAGCGCCCTGAGCGTGCCGACCGGGTCGTCGTCGGGCTCCCACCGCACCCGGCCCGTGGCGACGTCGGCGAGCGAGACGAGCCCGCGGATGCGGGTCGAGCTCGAGGTGAGCACGCCGTCTGCGCCGCCTCCGACGACGCCGATCGGGTAGCGCGCGTTCGCGCTACGGCCGGGCGGCGGCAGGACGACGAGCGTGTCCGGCGGGCCTCCCTGCCCGAGCGCGATCAGCGGCGTGCCCGCCGGCGTGCCGCCGTTCAGCGAGCTCCTCGCCCGCCCTGTCAGGAGCGTGTTGAGGGCGCTCTCGCGCGTCGTGGTCGGTCCTGCGCCCGGGACGGCGAGCCCGACCGCGCCCCGCCGTGCCGCCGCGGCCGGATCGAGCGACGGCACGACGCGCACGGCCGCGGCGGCGTCCGCCGCCGCGGCGAGGACGAGCAGGGAGAGAAGGAAGAGAATGCGCGGCATGCGCGGAGTCTCGCGCAATCCGGCGTGCGCGACCGCGCGCTAGGCTCGTGCGGTGATCGTCGCGCGCTCGATGGCGGAGGGCTGGCTCAGCAACGGCTACCTCGTGGGCGACGAGCCCGGCGGGGTGGCCGTGTTCGTCGACAGCGGCGCGCCGCTGCAGCCGCTGCTCGAGGTCGTCGAGCGCGAGCGCCTCACGCCGACGCACGTGCTCCGCACCCACGCGCATGGCGACCATGTCGTCCACGAGGACGAGCTCTGCGCGCGGTTCCGCATCGACGTCGTCAGCGGCGACCTCGTCAGCGGCGGCCTGCGCGTCCGCGCGCTCGCGCTTCCTGGCCACTCCGACGACGGCGTCGCCTTCGTCGTCAACGGCGAGCTCTGCTTCTCCGGCGACGTGCTGTTCCGGGACGCGGTCGGCGGCGGGCCCGCGGACGTCGTGCGCCGCTCCGTGATGGAGGGACTGATGACCCTCGACCCCGCGCTGCGGGTGCTGCCCGGGCACACCGAGGAGACGACGATCGGCCGCGAATGGGAGCACAACCCGTTCGTCCGCTACTGGCGCGGCGTCGCGCCGCCGCTCGGCGAGGCGGTGCGCGTGGCCGGCGAGGAGGCAGAGCTCGTCGTCTGGTCGCCCGACTACGACGGCAAGGGCAAGGCGCTCGTCCGCTTCGCCGGCGGTCGCGAGGCGATCGTCGGCGGCTCGCGCGTCGAGCGCGCCTGAGTCCGGCGGCGTCTCCTTCCGGGGGGACGCCCCTGAACATGTCCGCCCGGGACGGTACGGTCCAGCGCCGTGCGTCTCATCGTCGCCCGCTGCGAGGTCGTCTACTCCGGCCGTCTCGACGCCGTCCTGCCCGAGGCGGTGCGGCTCCTGATGCTGAAATCCGACGGCTCCGTGCTGGTGCACGCCGACAGCGGCGGCTTCAAGCCTCAGAACTGGATGACGCCGCCGACGGTGATCGAGCGCGAGGGAGACCCCCTCGAGCGCCTCGTCGTGCGCAAGCGCGCGGGCAGGACGGAGGACAGGCTCGACATCCGCGTCGTCGAGATCCTCAGCGACGTCGAGCATGACATGGGGGAGGCTGCCGCGCTCGCAAAGGACGGCGTCGAGCGTGACCTGCAGGAGCAGCTCGCCGCCCGGCCCGAGGCGCTCGGCGAGGATCTGCGGCTCGTGCGGCGCGAGTGGCCCACCGACATCGGCCCGGTCGACCTCATGTGCCGCGACGGCGACGGCGGCTGGGTGGCGGTCGAGATCAAGCGCGTCGCCACGCTCGACGCCGTCGAGCAGCTGACGCGGTATCTCGAGCGCATCCGGCCCGAGCCGGGGATGACCGCCTGCCGGGGCGTGCTCGCCGCGCAGAAGGTCGTCAAGCAGGCGCGCACGCTCGCCGAGGCGCGCGGGCTGCGCTGGGTCGAGGTCGATCTCGCGTCGTTGCGAAGTGAGAGGGAGCCCGAGCTGACGCTGTTCTCGGGCTGAAGCGGGCGGTGTCCGTTGTGGACACTTGCGCGGCCGGGGCGTACACT
The Gaiella occulta genome window above contains:
- a CDS encoding Cof-type HAD-IIB family hydrolase; the encoded protein is MILPPGFPRDVQAFACDLDRTLAGHDGLLRPRTLAAIARSRAAGIPVIVVTGRMFRSVRPYLEQAGIDDPVVCYQGAAVVDPLSGAFLLHEPIPLEVARETISALTDAGYSPNCYVDDRLFVARHTEYSRLYAEFQHLPVTEVGDLAAWLESPPTKLVAVADPDHLPRLRATIEERFAGRLFVTTSLPYLLELGNPAVSKGTGLAFVAGRLGLDASRVVSFGDGENDIELIEWAGFGIAVEDAHPLLLERADWTCPSAEQEGVAAVIGSYLDSRP
- a CDS encoding c-type cytochrome, with the translated sequence MRRTTPLLVLLLLAVGLLAAGCGGGKEVGATPETVVGSVPTATAPSGDLPALALKGDATAGKSLFASQGCGGCHTLAAAGASGNVGPNLDQAKPSYELAVTRVTKGQGAMPAFGDSLKAQQIADVAQFVVQSSGG
- a CDS encoding MBL fold metallo-hydrolase, with protein sequence MIVARSMAEGWLSNGYLVGDEPGGVAVFVDSGAPLQPLLEVVERERLTPTHVLRTHAHGDHVVHEDELCARFRIDVVSGDLVSGGLRVRALALPGHSDDGVAFVVNGELCFSGDVLFRDAVGGGPADVVRRSVMEGLMTLDPALRVLPGHTEETTIGREWEHNPFVRYWRGVAPPLGEAVRVAGEEAELVVWSPDYDGKGKALVRFAGGREAIVGGSRVERA
- the nucS gene encoding endonuclease NucS translates to MRLIVARCEVVYSGRLDAVLPEAVRLLMLKSDGSVLVHADSGGFKPQNWMTPPTVIEREGDPLERLVVRKRAGRTEDRLDIRVVEILSDVEHDMGEAAALAKDGVERDLQEQLAARPEALGEDLRLVRREWPTDIGPVDLMCRDGDGGWVAVEIKRVATLDAVEQLTRYLERIRPEPGMTACRGVLAAQKVVKQARTLAEARGLRWVEVDLASLRSEREPELTLFSG